A genome region from Haliotis asinina isolate JCU_RB_2024 chromosome 11, JCU_Hal_asi_v2, whole genome shotgun sequence includes the following:
- the LOC137255512 gene encoding rhodopsin-like, whose protein sequence is MEGFVHTFISLVFTNFIRDDLPSPLIVRSKIDCAKGCVLDPYCQSFFYVKVKLCYHIPELLENASGLNAQDHVDYYRVHKECPKTKGYIYHAAVNVCYKIHLNESQTWPDARHICQQEGGDLITLENKAKDELIKNTIFAIFLMSWLPYAVVSFISAFGDPTLISPLMATIPALVAKSAGLWNPLIYVATNKQFRYGFYAIIPCKGIKDSLVKKEEKQPESSQESDLDEEDDKKNTKKEKKEEKAGTPGRP, encoded by the exons ATGGAAGGCTTTGTTCACACATTTATCAGTTTAGTTTTCACCAACTTCATACGAGATGACCTACCCTCGCCACTGATCGTTCGAAGTAAAATTGACTGCGCCAAGGGCTGTGTTTTAGACCCTTACTGTCAGTCCTTCTTTTACGTAAAGGTGAAGCTCTGCTATCACATACCAGAGTTGTTGGAGAATGCATCGGGACTCAACGCTCAAGATCACGTGGATTATTACCGGGTACATAAAG AGTGTCCAAAAACGAAAGGCTACATATACCACGCAGCAGTCAACGTATGCTACAAGATCCACCTGAATGAAAGCCAGACCTGGCCCGATGCTCGCCATATCTGTCAACAGGAAGGGGGTGACCTGATAACGTTGGAGAACAAGGCAAAGGATGAACTGATCAAGAACACAATATTTG CTATATTTCTTATGTCCTGGTTGCCCTACGCCGTTGTGTCCTTCATCTCAGCCTTTGGTGACCCTACCCTGATTTCCCCGCTAATGGCGACAATACCCGCCCTGGTAGCCAAGTCGGCTGGATTGTGGAACCCTCTGATCTACGTTGCCACCAACAAACAATTCCGCTATGGCTTCTACGCCATCATTCCATGCAAAGGAATCAAAGACTCGCTGGTGAAGAAGGAAGAAAAACAACCAGAGTCCTCGCAAGAATCAGATCTGGATGAAGAAGACGACAAGAAGAATACTAAAAAG GAAAAGAAAGAAGAGAAAGCCGGGACACCCGGACGACCCTAA